In one window of Phalacrocorax aristotelis chromosome W, bGulAri2.1, whole genome shotgun sequence DNA:
- the LOC142049581 gene encoding GTP-binding protein Di-Ras2-like produces MSEQSNDYSVVVFGAGGVHKCSLVFIFVKSTFREHYIPTIEDIYRQVISCIKSICPLQITDTTGSHQFPAMQHLSISKGHAFILVYSITRHQSLEELRPIYEQICQIKGGIESVPIMLLWNKNDEYQNREVESSGEAMAKKWKCDFMETSAKLNHSVKELF; encoded by the coding sequence ATGTCTGAGCAAAGCAATGATTACAGTGTTGTTGTGTTTGGAGCTGGAGGAGTTCACAAATGTTCTTTGGTCTTCATATTTGTGAAAAGCACTTTCAGAGAGCACTACATCCCTACCATTGAAGACATCTATAGGCAGGTGATCAGCTGTATTAAGAGTATATGCCCTTTGCAGATAACTGACACTACAGGGAGCCATCAATTTCCAGCCATGCAACATCTTTCTATTTCTAAAGGACATGCTTTCATTTTGGTTTACTCTATCACCAGACATCAGTCTTTGGAAGAACTCAGACCCATCTATGAACAAATATGTCAGATTAAAGGAGGCATAGAAAGCGTTCCAATAATGCTGTTGTGGAACAAAAATGATGAGTACCAAAACCGAGAGGTGGAGAGCAGTGGAGAGGCCATGGCCAAGAAGTGGAAGTGTGACTTTATGGAGACCTCTGCCAAGCTAAACCACAGTGTGAAGGAGTTATTCTAA